The genomic region CATCTGCTGGGTGCGCTGGCGGTGGGCGAAGGCGCGGATGGTATCGGGCTCGTACCAGCGCTGGCTGCGCAGAGGCGGGGTGGGGCGGTGCTCGGTCATCTGGGGCTCCGTGACGTCGGCCCGGCGGCGGATCATCGTAGCGCTACGATTCTGAGGCGCGAAACCGGGTGGGAAGGAAGGCAAGGACAGGGGGTCAGTGAGAGGGGGCCGGGGAGGGGCTGCGCTGCTCGATCGCCTCCAGGCTGACCCGCGCGGTTTCGGGCAGCACGAAGGCGGCGAACAGGAAGGCCAGCAGGCAGCTGCCGACGAACACGCCGAACACCGCCATCGCCCCGCTCGCCAGCAGGATCGGGAAGGAGAAGGAGACGACCAGGTTGGCCATCCAGTTGGTCAGCGTGGCCACGCCCATGCCGGTGCCGCGGGCGCGGTGAGGCAGCACCTCCGGCATGGTCACCCACACCAGCGGGCCCCAGCTGAAGGAGAACGCCATCTTGAACAGCGCCACCGCCGCCACCGCCGCGACATGGCCGGCCAGGGTCTGCGCCAGCGGCGTGGACATGACCGTGCCGATCGCGGCGAGGCTGATCGCCATGGCCACCGCGCCGGCCATCAGCAGCGGCCGCCGCCCGGCCCGGTCGACGATGCGCGCGGCCACGATGGTCGAGAGGATCGCCAGCGCCTGCAGGAAGCTGGTGGTGAGGATGGCGTCGCTCGGCCGGAAGCCGAGGTTGCGAAAGATCGTGGGCGCGTAATAGACGATCGTGTTGATGCCGATCACCTGCTGCAGCAGCGCCAGCCCGCAGGCGAGCAGCAGCGCATGGCGCAGCACCGGCTCGCGCAGCATCGTGGTGAAGCTGACCGCCGGGGCGGCGGTGACGGTGAGGATGCGGCGCAGCTCGGGCTCCACCTCGGCCTCGGGCAGGGTGCCGCGCAGCACCGCCCGTGCCGCGTCGATGCGGCCGTGATGCGCCAGCCAGCGCGGTGAATCCGGGGCGAAGGCCATGCCCGCCACCAGCAGCAGCGACGGGACGATGGCGACCGCGAACATCATGCGCCAGTCACCGCTTTCGGCCAAACACCAGCCGACGAGATAGGACACGAGGATGCCGGTGGTGCACATCAGCGGCGCCAGGGCGGCGAAGGCGCCGCGATGCTCGGTGGGCGCGGTTTCGCTGATGTAGAGCATCGCCTGCGCCGAGGCGGCGCCGACGGCAAGCCCCAGCACGAGGCGCGCCAGCACCAGCGCCCCCACCGACGGCGCCAGCGCGGCGATGGCCGCGCCGAGCGTGAACAGAATGCCGGTGCCCATCAGCAGCCGGCGATGGCCGTGGCGTTCCACCAGCCGCCCGGACACCAGGCCGCCGATCGCGGCGCCGCACAGCAGCACGCTGACCACCAGCCCTTCCAGCGTCGGCGAGAGCGCGAATTCACCGCGGATGAACAGCAGCGCGCCGGCAATGACCCCGGTGTCGTAGCCGAACAACAGGAAGCCGAGGGCGCCGAGGCTGGTGGCGAGCCAGGCTCGCCAGGAGCGCGGGGCGGCGGGCGCGAGGGAGGGTGCCATGGCGTTTCCTTATGGGGCCGTTGGCGTGGGTGCCGGCAGGTCGCTGCTGACGGGGCGGATCGTAGCGCTACGATTGGCGCTGTCAAGCAAGCTTCTGGGAAGGTTTTTCACCTCCTGGTGGCGTGGGGGTGGCGGCAGCGGTGGCAGCCACGATATGCAAAGTCCCGGTTTCCAGGAGCGTGCCATGGGCTATACGCTGATCACCGCCAATCGGAATTATTCATCCTGGTCACTGCGGCCCTGGGTGTTGATGCACACGCTTGGCATCCCGTTCGAGGATCGCGTCGAACCGTTCCTTCCCGCCGATAATTTCACGGCGTTCCGGCGCTTTTCCCCGACCGGGCAGGTGCCGGTGCTGCTGGACGGTGAACGCACCATCTGGGATTCGCTCGGCATCACGCTATACCTGGCGGAACGCCATGCCGGCGTGTGGCCCGGCGACGCGGATGCACGAGCCTGGGCGCAGGCGGCGGTGGCGGAGATGCATGGCGGCTTCGGCGCGCTGCGGTCCCGGTGCACGATGAACGTGGGCGTGCGCGTGCGGCCCCATCCGTTCGGCCCCGCGCTGCTGCGCGACGTGGCGCGGCTGGATGAACTCTGGGCCGAAGGGCTGGCGCGCTTCGGCGGCCCGTTCCTGGCGGGGGCGGACTTCACTGCGGCGGATGCGTTCTATGCGCCGGTGGTGTTCCGGGTGCGCACCTACGGCCTGGAGGTGGGCGAGGCCGGGCGCGTCTGGGTGGACCGCATGTTGGCGCATCCGGCGATGCGTGAATGGGAGGCGGCGGCGCTGGCGGAAACGGCGCGCGAGCCGGGGCACGAGGCCGAACTCGCTGGCTGCGGCACGGTTATCGAGGACCATCGCGCCCGCTAGCCGTCCGGCTGGCGGATGCCCTGGTGTCGTGGAAGAGTGCCCTGCCTGTCCCGCAAGGAGTCCTCCCGTGCCCCGCATCGCCTGCCTCCATACCATCGAGAGCAATGTTCCGGTGTTCGACGCAGCCTTGCGGGCCTCGGGGCTGGTGGGGGTGGAGCTGCACCACGTGGTGCGGGCCGACCTGCTCGCCGATGCGGAGCGGGCAGGCGGGCTCACGCCCGACATCGCCGCCCGGGCCGCCGATGCCTTGCGGGCGCTGTGCGCCGGGGCGGACGCGGTGCTGCTGACCTGCTCGACGCTGGGGCCGGCGGCCGCGATGGCCGCGGAGGGGGCCCTGGTTCCGGTCCTGCGCGTCGATGCGGCGCTGGCGGCCGAGGCCGTCCGGCAGGGCGGGACGGTGGTGGTGCTCTGCGCCGTCGAGACGACGGTGGAGCCGACGCGGCGCCTGTTCGAGACGGCCGCCCGGGCCACCGGGGCCAGGGTGGTCGTGCAGGTGGTTCCGGATGCCTGGGACGCGTTCAAGGCCGGGCAGCGGGATCGCTACCTGGAGATGATCGCGCGGGCCGCCGGCGAGGCGCTGCGGGCCGGGG from Rhodovastum atsumiense harbors:
- a CDS encoding sugar porter family MFS transporter → MAPSLAPAAPRSWRAWLATSLGALGFLLFGYDTGVIAGALLFIRGEFALSPTLEGLVVSVLLCGAAIGGLVSGRLVERHGHRRLLMGTGILFTLGAAIAALAPSVGALVLARLVLGLAVGAASAQAMLYISETAPTEHRGAFAALAPLMCTTGILVSYLVGWCLAESGDWRMMFAVAIVPSLLLVAGMAFAPDSPRWLAHHGRIDAARAVLRGTLPEAEVEPELRRILTVTAAPAVSFTTMLREPVLRHALLLACGLALLQQVIGINTIVYYAPTIFRNLGFRPSDAILTTSFLQALAILSTIVAARIVDRAGRRPLLMAGAVAMAISLAAIGTVMSTPLAQTLAGHVAAVAAVALFKMAFSFSWGPLVWVTMPEVLPHRARGTGMGVATLTNWMANLVVSFSFPILLASGAMAVFGVFVGSCLLAFLFAAFVLPETARVSLEAIEQRSPSPAPSH
- a CDS encoding glutathione S-transferase family protein, producing MGYTLITANRNYSSWSLRPWVLMHTLGIPFEDRVEPFLPADNFTAFRRFSPTGQVPVLLDGERTIWDSLGITLYLAERHAGVWPGDADARAWAQAAVAEMHGGFGALRSRCTMNVGVRVRPHPFGPALLRDVARLDELWAEGLARFGGPFLAGADFTAADAFYAPVVFRVRTYGLEVGEAGRVWVDRMLAHPAMREWEAAALAETAREPGHEAELAGCGTVIEDHRAR
- a CDS encoding aspartate/glutamate racemase family protein, which encodes MPRIACLHTIESNVPVFDAALRASGLVGVELHHVVRADLLADAERAGGLTPDIAARAADALRALCAGADAVLLTCSTLGPAAAMAAEGALVPVLRVDAALAAEAVRQGGTVVVLCAVETTVEPTRRLFETAARATGARVVVQVVPDAWDAFKAGQRDRYLEMIARAAGEALRAGATCVALAQASMAGASDLLPVGQRPLNSPLVGLVAAAAASDPGSGGRE